The nucleotide window GCTGGGTTCCACAACGCAATACAATGCCTTCCAATGGTTTTCCTGTAGAATCAACGACTTTTCCCCGAACCGTCAAAGTTACATGCTGTTCTGCGGCGAGAGCCAACAATCCGTCCCTTCGATGACGCCCGGCTTCCGTAGCATCCCAATCCGGCTTCTTGTCAAGAGAAGCCAAATGTGCTTCCCACTCCTGAAGATACTGCGGCCAGAATTTCTGAGCCTCCTCCGAAGTATCTCGAACCGCCTCAAAAGTCAATGTCAGTTTCTCTTCCGGTGTAAAAACATCCCATCTTTCCTGCTTGCCGGTAATTTTTCCATCCGACTGAAAGTCTCCGGAGACGCCCCGAACCCTCTTCTGTATGTACATTAGCCCTGAAAAATGCGTTCCACTCAATGAACACTCATACTGCTCACCCTCGAGATAGAGCATCAGTTTATTATTTTTGGGTCTTCACGGGAATTTGTGGGTAAATCAGCGTGAGATACATCAGAACCCGTCGTCAGTCAAGCGGCAATCCGGCATAACCGCTCCCGTTGGTCGCTTTTATTCCGTTTGCCGTTTGACAG belongs to Victivallis lenta and includes:
- a CDS encoding carboxypeptidase-like regulatory domain-containing protein, which codes for MLYLEGEQYECSLSGTHFSGLMYIQKRVRGVSGDFQSDGKITGKQERWDVFTPEEKLTLTFEAVRDTSEEAQKFWPQYLQEWEAHLASLDKKPDWDATEAGRHRRDGLLALAAEQHVTLTVRGKVVDSTGKPLEGIVLRCGTQRIDINYSMGLAATEEYITTDAAGEFKTKELTAWALSLRYGGKKYQAYQVSYQTKEQLLELQKNPITITLLPIQEEAAE